In Trueperella pecoris, the DNA window GACGTCGTAGGCGCGGTTGAAATCGGGGATTCGCTGCAGCTCGGTGATGTAGTGCGGATCGACGTCCTCGCTCATCCGCTCCACCGGCTCGTAGTCCGAATCGTTGACGATCTTCTGCCAGCTAAACGGCGGGGAGACGACGAGGTCTCCACCTTGGAATTCGCTCCACTGCAACACGTTCCGGAACGCTGCCACGAGCAGTCGCGGGCGAAGCCCACGTTCGTTGAAGATGCTGTAGGCGCGCTTGACGGCAGCCACGCCCGCCCATTCGAGGGCCGATGGGTCGATGAAGATCTTGTCCCGCTTGACGACGGACTTGAGCCAATCATCAAGCCTGCCCACCATAATGGTGACGACGGGGCTCATCTGCGACACGTCGTGCCCGGCTGATTCACGCTTGGCAAGACCGCGCTGAATGGCCTCTGCGGCCGTGACAGCCTGCGGCACGGAGAAGGACACCGTGACATTGACCGACACTCCTCGCTCCGTGGCCATTTCAATCGCCTCAATTCCAGACTTCGTCGCTGGAATCTTGACAATAATATTCTTTGCTAGGTGATGGAACTCTTCTGCCTGATCCGCCAAGGCCTTCGCATCGCGGTGAAGGCGCGGATCGGTCTGCACTGAAAGGCGACCATCGTGACCATTGGTCTCGTCAAAGATCTCCTCGAAAAGCTTCGCCGCCTCGACAGACATGTCCTTGACCGCCTGCCATCCGATCTGCGACTCGCTCCACGTGGGGTTGTCGGCCGCGATCTTACGAATACGCTCTGTCCAAATCTCCGGATACTTGGAAATGGTGTTGTAGGCGATCACCGGATTACATGTAGCGCCAACGCCTCCGAAAGAAATGGATTGGCGAAGCTCATCAATGTCCGATGA includes these proteins:
- a CDS encoding transaldolase family protein; translated protein: MSATTYTPGPLLTANRQFPTVLWNDSSDIDELRQSISFGGVGATCNPVIAYNTISKYPEIWTERIRKIAADNPTWSESQIGWQAVKDMSVEAAKLFEEIFDETNGHDGRLSVQTDPRLHRDAKALADQAEEFHHLAKNIIVKIPATKSGIEAIEMATERGVSVNVTVSFSVPQAVTAAEAIQRGLAKRESAGHDVSQMSPVVTIMVGRLDDWLKSVVKRDKIFIDPSALEWAGVAAVKRAYSIFNERGLRPRLLVAAFRNVLQWSEFQGGDLVVSPPFSWQKIVNDSDYEPVERMSEDVDPHYITELQRIPDFNRAYDVDGMSVEEFEAFGPTVRTLRQFLAADNDLDMLIRDVLIPAQ